The Lagenorhynchus albirostris chromosome 6, mLagAlb1.1, whole genome shotgun sequence genome includes a window with the following:
- the LOC132521621 gene encoding large ribosomal subunit protein uL22-like — MHIRKATKYLKDVTLKKPCVPFRRYNGGVGTCAQAKQWGWTQGRWPKKSAEFLLHMLKNAESNAELKGLDVDSLVIEHIQVNKTPKMQRRTYRAHGRINPYMSSLCHIEMILTEKEQIVPKPEEEVAQKKKISQKKLKKQKLMARE; from the coding sequence ATGCACATCCGAAAAGCCACCAAGTATCTGAAGGATGTCACTTTAAAGAAGCCGTGTGTGCCATTCCGTCGCTACAATGGTGGAGTTGGTACGTGTGCCCAGGCCAAACAGTGGGGCTGGACGCAGGGTCGGTGGCCCAAAAAGAGTGCTGAATTTTTACTGCACATGCTCAAAAATGCAGAGAGTAATGCTGAACTTAAGGGCTTAGATGTAGATTCTCTGGTCATTGAGCATATCCAGGTGAACAAAACCCCCAAGATGCAGCGCAGGACTTACAGAGCTCATGGTCGGATCAACCCATACATGAGCTCTCTGTGCCACATTGAGATGATCcttactgaaaaagaacagattgttcctaaaccagaagaggaggttgcccagaagaaaaagatatcccagaagaaattgaagaaacaaaaacttatggcCCGGGAATAA